From a single Micrococcales bacterium genomic region:
- the rbfA gene encoding 30S ribosome-binding factor RbfA produces MGESPRQRRLAERIQQVVAQVLERRVKDPRLGFVTVTEVRVTGDLQHATVFYTVLGDDDARDDTAAALASAKGLLRSEVGKATGLRLTPSLDFILDQLPEGASRIDDALREAAARDAELASKAHGASYAGDEDPYKRPVEPDEDLDQRPAAPSEGEA; encoded by the coding sequence ATGGGCGAGTCACCTCGCCAGCGCCGCTTGGCTGAACGGATTCAGCAGGTCGTGGCGCAGGTGTTGGAACGCCGGGTGAAGGATCCACGGCTCGGTTTCGTCACGGTAACCGAGGTGCGGGTGACGGGCGATCTACAGCACGCCACGGTTTTCTACACCGTGCTGGGCGATGACGACGCCCGGGACGATACGGCCGCGGCCTTGGCCAGTGCCAAGGGCCTGTTGCGCAGCGAGGTTGGCAAGGCCACCGGGCTGCGCTTGACCCCGTCGTTGGACTTCATCTTGGACCAGTTGCCGGAAGGCGCCAGTCGCATCGATGACGCCCTACGTGAGGCCGCGGCGCGGGACGCCGAACTGGCCTCCAAGGCTCATGGCGCCTCTTACGCTGGGGATGAGGACCCGTACAAGCGTCCGGTCGAGCCGGATGAGGACCTGGACCAACGCCCGGCCGCGC